One genomic segment of Alicycliphilus denitrificans K601 includes these proteins:
- a CDS encoding LexA family protein, translating to MHSIKAHPTDTRARLLGPAQIDAHVLRLPVGAVHVALGFPSPAEDFEDDRVDLNEMLVRNPPATFLYRAEGWSMIQAGICDGDVLVVDRSVRPQHGDVVIAMWDGNAPVCKVLHVCGDHVELHGRNPAIASIVLPPDTEVEIFAVVGVARQMRREHGRVGR from the coding sequence ATGCACAGTATCAAAGCCCACCCCACCGACACCCGTGCCCGCCTGCTGGGGCCGGCGCAGATCGACGCCCATGTGCTGCGGCTGCCCGTGGGTGCGGTGCACGTTGCGCTGGGCTTTCCGTCGCCCGCAGAAGACTTTGAGGATGACCGGGTCGATCTGAACGAGATGCTGGTGCGCAATCCGCCCGCGACGTTTTTGTATCGAGCCGAGGGCTGGTCAATGATCCAGGCCGGCATCTGCGACGGCGACGTGCTGGTCGTGGACCGGAGCGTCCGGCCGCAGCACGGCGACGTGGTGATTGCGATGTGGGACGGCAACGCCCCCGTGTGCAAAGTGCTGCACGTGTGCGGCGATCACGTGGAGCTGCACGGGCGCAACCCGGCCATCGCATCGATCGTGCTGCCGCCCGACACCGAGGTCGAGATTTTTGCGGTGGTGGGCGTGGCCCGGCAGATGCGGCGCGAGCACGGGCGCGTGGGGCGGTGA